The following nucleotide sequence is from Halococcus agarilyticus.
TCGGACGAATCCGTCTCCGCCTCGGGCGTCGTCCCGACGCCGGCCTCGATATACTCGTCCGATTCGTCGGCACCGTCGGCTTCGAGCTCGCGGAGTCGATCCCTGGTCTCGACGAGCTCCTCGGTGAGGCCGTCCAGCGTGGCTTCGAGTTCAGTAACCCTCGATTCGAGTTCCTCGACGCGATTGCCCGACATACCTCTCAAAGCCCGTCCCACGCCAATAAACGTGCGTCAGACGATTATCGAACTTCCGTCATTTCTGAGGGCGAAACGTACTGCAATCGGGTCGAACGGCGATGGCGTCACGTTTTAGCGGGTGCGGACGAACACGGCCACAATGACTGCCCACGCCGCCACGGCGCGCGAACACGCCGTCGTCATCGGGCTCGAAGTCCACGTCCAGCTCGAAACCGATAGTAAGGTGTTCTGTGGCTGTGGCACGGACTTCGAGGACGACGACCCCAACTCCCATACCTGTCCGACGTGTCTCGGCCTGCCCGGCGCGCTCCCGGTGCTGAACGAGGCGGCGGTCGAGGCCGGGCTCAAGCTCGCCGCCGCGATCGACGCCGACGTGCCCGAGACCACCCAGTTTCACCGGAAGAACTACTACTACCCCGATCTCCCGAAGAACTTCCAGATCACCCAGTACGACTCCCCGCTCTGTGAGAACGGCGCACTCACCGTCGCGATCGAGGACGACGAGCGGGAAATCGCGATCGAGCGCGCCCATCTCGAAGAGGACCCCGGCAGCCTCCAGCACGCCGGCGGAAGCGGCGGGATCGACACCGCCGAATACACCCGCGTGGACTACAACCGCGCGGGCGTCCCGCTGATGGAGATCGTGACCGAGCCCGACTTCCGGGGGCCTGAGGAGGTCAGAGCCTTCCTCGCGAAACTCACTGAGGTCCTCGAATACCTCGACGTGTTCGACAGCTCGCGGGACGGATCGCTCCGGGTGGACGCCAACATCTCGCTCGTGCCTGGCGAGGACATCGACGCCGACGGGACGATCGGGATCGAGGCGCTCGCGGCGGCCAACCGAACCGAGGTCAAGAACATTTCAAGCCACAAGGGCGCTGAGAAGGCGCTCGCCTACGAGGTCACGCGCCAGCGCAACGCGCTCCAGCGCGATCGGACGGTCGAACAGGAGACCCGCCACTGGGACGAATCGCGGGGTGTGACGGTCTCGATGCGCTCGAAGGAAGCCGAGAAGGACTATCGCTACTTCGCCGAGCCGGATCTCCCCGTGCTCCAGGTCGCCGACCGGGCTGAGGCGGTCGAGATTCCGGAGCTCCCCGACGCCAGACGCGAGCGGTTCCGGGAGGGGTACGGTCTGAGCTCTGCGGCGGCCCGGAAGCTCACCTCGTCCCGCGAGGTCGCGGACTTCTACGAACGGGTGGCCGACCGTTTCGATCCCGACGTCGCGGCGTCGTGGGTTGCCGACACCCTCCTGGGCGAGCTCAACTACCGCGACATGCGAATCGGGAACGTCGAGGACCGACTCGACGAGTTCGTTCGATTGGTCGAGCTCGCCGAAACGGGCGAAATCACCGAGAAGAACGCCGAAGAGGTCGTTCTGCGTGCGATGCTCGACGAGGGGCTGAGCCCGGACGACGTGATCGAGCGCGAGGGTCTCGGGGCCACCGGCGAGGACGAGATCGAGCGCGCGGTCGCGACCGCGATCGACGAGAACCCCGGTGCGGTCGAGGACTACCACGCGGGTGATGACGGCGCACTCAACTTCCTCGTCGGCCAGGTCATGGGGGCCACAGGGGGAAGCGCCGATCCGGGCACGGTGAACCAACTGCTCCGCGACGAACTCGACGGCTGAGTTCCCGGGAGCGAGACGACAGCGACGGATCGCATAGCCGGTATCTCTTTGTACGATACTGGCGAGGAGTGGCGTACGATGAGCAACGACGACGCGGAGCACGTGGGTGAGTTCGGGAACTTCGGCGGGCGACACGTCCCGCCGGTCATGGACGAACCGCTCGACCAACTCTCGGCAGCGTTCGACTCGATCGCCAGTACCGAGGAGTTTCAGACAGAGTTCCGGTCGATCCTCGAAGACTTCGCGGGACGACCCACGCCGCTGTTTCACGCCGAGCGTCTCTCGGAGCGCTACGGGGCCGAGATCTACCTCAAGCGGGAAGACCTGCTCCACGGCGGCGCGCACAAGATCAACAACGCGATCGGGCAGGCGCTGCTCGCGGAGAAGGCGGGCAAATCCCGCCTGATCGCCGAGACCGGGGCGGGCCAGCACGGCACCGCGGCCGCGATGGTTGGCGCGCTGTTCGGCCTCGACACCGAGATCTACATGGGCCAGAAAGACATCGAGCGCCAGCGGATGAACGTCTTCAGGATGCGGCTGATGGGCGCTGAAGTCAACGAAGTGACCCGTGGCGGCGCGGGTCTCGCGGATGCGGTCGACGCTGCCCTCGAAGACTTCGCGCAGAACGTCGACGACACCCACTACCTGGTGGGGTCGGTCGTGGGGCCGGATCCGTTCCCGCGGATGGTTCGGGAGTTCCACTCGACCATCGGCAACGAGGCCCGCGAGCAGTTCCGGAAGCGGACCGGCGACCTCCCCGATGCGGCTGTGGCGTGTGTCGGCGGCGGGTCGAACGCGATGGGGCTGTTCGACGCCTTCCGCGACGACCCCGTGACCTTCTACGGCGCAGAGGGTGGCGGCGAGGGTGGCGACTCGAAGCGTCACGCCGCGCCGCTTGCGGCGGGGACCGACGACGTGCTCCACGGGATGCAGACGCGAGTGATCGACGACGACACCGAGGTCCACTCGATCTCGGCGGGCCTCGACTACCCCGGTGTCGGCCCCGAACACGCGATGTTCCAGGCGGTCGGCCGGTGTGAGTACCGCGCGGTTCCCGACGACGACGCGCTCGCGGCGTTCCGGGAGCTGAGCGAGACCGAGGGGATCATCCCGGCGCTCGAAACCGCTCACGCGCTCGCACTGACGAAGGAGATCGCGGCAGAGCACGACACGATCCTCGTGAACCTGAGCGGTCGCGGCGACAAGGACATGGCGACCGCGGCCGAGCAGTTCGACCTCGGATGAGTACCCCGACCGGCCGGCCGCTACGAAACCAACGAATCGGCCGCTACGGCCGCGCAGGCGTCCGGGCGCGTCCGCGCTGTCTCGTGGTTTGCGAAAGGTTTAGGGAGAGTATCGACCTACCCTCACCAATGACGCGAGGGGGTTCGGTCGCCGGATGGAGCTGATCATCACCGAGAAGGAAACCGCCGCCAGAAACATCGCGGAGATCCTGAGCGGCGAGAGCGCGGACGTCGAGCGGCGCAACGGTGTCAACGTCTACAAGTGGGGCGGCCGACGGTGCGTGGGGCTCTCGGGCCACGTCGTCGAG
It contains:
- a CDS encoding DUF7518 family protein yields the protein MSGNRVEELESRVTELEATLDGLTEELVETRDRLRELEADGADESDEYIEAGVGTTPEAETDSSEESAVEAAVEGDKRTEDETEDTTEADDIIVA
- the gatB gene encoding Asp-tRNA(Asn)/Glu-tRNA(Gln) amidotransferase subunit GatB, with protein sequence MTAHAATAREHAVVIGLEVHVQLETDSKVFCGCGTDFEDDDPNSHTCPTCLGLPGALPVLNEAAVEAGLKLAAAIDADVPETTQFHRKNYYYPDLPKNFQITQYDSPLCENGALTVAIEDDEREIAIERAHLEEDPGSLQHAGGSGGIDTAEYTRVDYNRAGVPLMEIVTEPDFRGPEEVRAFLAKLTEVLEYLDVFDSSRDGSLRVDANISLVPGEDIDADGTIGIEALAAANRTEVKNISSHKGAEKALAYEVTRQRNALQRDRTVEQETRHWDESRGVTVSMRSKEAEKDYRYFAEPDLPVLQVADRAEAVEIPELPDARRERFREGYGLSSAAARKLTSSREVADFYERVADRFDPDVAASWVADTLLGELNYRDMRIGNVEDRLDEFVRLVELAETGEITEKNAEEVVLRAMLDEGLSPDDVIEREGLGATGEDEIERAVATAIDENPGAVEDYHAGDDGALNFLVGQVMGATGGSADPGTVNQLLRDELDG
- the trpB gene encoding tryptophan synthase subunit beta: MSNDDAEHVGEFGNFGGRHVPPVMDEPLDQLSAAFDSIASTEEFQTEFRSILEDFAGRPTPLFHAERLSERYGAEIYLKREDLLHGGAHKINNAIGQALLAEKAGKSRLIAETGAGQHGTAAAMVGALFGLDTEIYMGQKDIERQRMNVFRMRLMGAEVNEVTRGGAGLADAVDAALEDFAQNVDDTHYLVGSVVGPDPFPRMVREFHSTIGNEAREQFRKRTGDLPDAAVACVGGGSNAMGLFDAFRDDPVTFYGAEGGGEGGDSKRHAAPLAAGTDDVLHGMQTRVIDDDTEVHSISAGLDYPGVGPEHAMFQAVGRCEYRAVPDDDALAAFRELSETEGIIPALETAHALALTKEIAAEHDTILVNLSGRGDKDMATAAEQFDLG